Within the Acidimicrobiales bacterium genome, the region CCATCGAGGTAGCTCTGGATCACGGCACCAACCCGGGCGCACTCGTCGGCGCCGACGTGGCGACCGCGCTTCAACAGACGGAGCCAACGCATCAGTTGATCTCCCTTCGTCCGAAACCGGCATCGTCGAGATGCTCACGAATCTTCTTGCGTGCCCGGTGAAGGCGACTCATCACGGTACCCACCGGCACCCCCAGCTGATCTGCGGCCTCCTGGTATGACAAGCCGCCGATGTCGACCAACTCGACCGGCCGCCTGAACTTGGTGGCCAGGGCGTCGAGCGCGGACGTTACCGACGCATCAAAAACCGGATCGACGACGGTGGCCTCGGGGTCGAAGGCACCGCCGGTGTCGGTGGTGGCCAGCCGTTCGAGGTCGGCGTCGGGGTCGTCGAGGAGGCCGGGACGCCTGCGCCTGGTTCGGTTGATCTGGGCGTTGCGAACGATGGTCAGCAGCCAGGCCCTGGGGTGGCGTCCGTCGAAACGATCGATCGCCTTGTAGGCCCTGATCAGAGCATCCTGCACGAGGTCTTCGGCATCGCTCTTGTTTCGGGTGAGAGTCATGGCAACCCGATACATGACGTCGAGTTCGGGAACCACGTAGAGCTTGAATGCCGCCTCTCGGTCGGTTCGAGCCGCTTCCATCGTGATCACACCCTCCGAAACCCAACCCGACGGCGCAAGATTCCCCGAACCGATCGTCGGTCAGTGACTGGCGTAGTAAGGGTTCTCGCCCGACTGGTGGTCGGTCACGTCGACGACGTTCTCGATCGACGGGATGTGTTGGCGGATCGTCTGCTCGATGCCGGCTGTGACCGTGGCCTTGGACATTGCGCAGCCCTGACAGCCGCCTCCCAGGCGAACCACGACCGTGGAGCCGTCTACCTCGACCAGCTCGGCCCATCCGGAGTGGGCAGCGATCATCGGATTGATGCGTGCGTCGAGCAGTTGACGTACCTGGTCCTCGACCGATCCGGTCAGTTCGAGGGGCTCGTCGAAGTTCGACGACACATCGGGCCGGTTCGGGTTGCGCAGCACGAAACCGCTCTGGTGAGGATTGCTGGGCAGGTCCAGCTCGGCTCCGTCGAGCTTGGGGACGTCGGCCTCGGGCAAGACGATGGCCAACGAACCAACCCTTGTGATCACGTCGGCGGGACGGGCGTCGGAGATGGCCTGGAAGGCCAGGTCGTACACATAGTCGACGCCGCGGGTTCCGGTGATCTCGATGAACAGGCCGAGGGCGTCACCCTCTGGCTCGCCATCGCGAATACCCAAGATCTTCTCCAGTGCAGCGTCGCTGACGCCCACGATCGTGTCTGTCGACTCGATAGCCATGGGCCCAGAGCCTACCGGGAGGCTCCGGCATTGAACCCGACTGATTGTGACGTGGCTCTTAATTCAGCACCCAACCCATCCGAATGAAAGGGATGAGGCCGCGTCAGGGCGCGGCTCGGATCCAGGAAGTATCTCGTGGCTCTAGCCCGGACACGACAGCCGAGACGAGATCGCATTCGGCGATCGACCCGCCCCCGGGGCCGGGTTGCCGTGGTCGTGTTGCTCGTGCTGGCGTCGATGCTCGCCTCGGCGGGCTCCTCGGGAGCCGCCCCCACCAGCAGGATCGAGATGTCGACCCTGGTGAAGCACCCCGATGGCTCCCTGGTTAGCGAAACCGTCGAGGTGAGTCCGGCCCAGGCCGCCCAGCTCCAGGCATCGGCCGTGGCGGGTTCGGTTCTGGCAGCGGCGAACACCCCGGGTATCCAAGCGTCGGCGGGCGCAAAGCTGATCGCCGCCGAGCCTCTGGTCGAGTTCTCCGCGTTTGCCGACGACCCCCAGCGGTCCAATCAGTGGTCGCTCGATCACTCGACATTCGAGACGGCTTCAGGGATGGTCGACGCCAGCACGGTCACGATCGCTGTCCTGGACACCGGGATACGAGGCACCCACGAGGAACTCAGCGGCGTTCTCGTCTCGGGCGCCGACTTCGTCCTTGGATCGGGTGACGGTCTGGTGGCCGACCACTTCCACGGCAGCCACGTGGCCGGCATCGCCGGAGCCGTGACGGGCAACGGCAAGGGCATCGAGGCAGCCGCAACCGGCGTCAGGATCATGCCCGTACGCGTGCTCGACTCCAGCGGCAGCGGAAGCTCGACCGGTGTGGCCAACGGCATCATCTGGGCAGCCGATCACGGGGCCGACGTGATCAACCTCAGCCTCGGCTCGACGACCAACTCGACCGTGGTGGCGTCGGCCATCGACTACGCGATAGCCGAGGGTGTCGTCGTCGTAGCGGCGTCGGGCAACTCGGGCAATGCCGGAAACCCGACGATGTATCCGGCTGCGCTCGACAATGTGCTATCGGTCGGGTCGGTCAATTCCTCCCTGACCAGGTCGGGGTTCTCTGGCTACGGATCGTGGCTCGATGTGGTGGCCCCGGGTGAGGGCATCTTGTCGCTGCACCACGGCGGCGACTCCAGCTATGCGTATGCCAACGGAACCTCGATGGCTTCGCCTCACGCTTCCGCGGCGGTAGCCCTGCTGTTGGCCGCCGATCCCACCTTGTCACCGGCCGAGGTCCGCAGCATCCTGAAGGCGACGGCGGTGGACCTGGGGCCCGTCGGCGACGATGTTCAGTACGGCGCCGGGTTCGTCGATCCGGCAGCCGCAATCTTGTCGGCCCTCGGCGAGGGTGGCGGAGGCACCTCACCGGACAGTGGATCTCAAGGTGTGGGTTATGCCTTTGTCACCTCGAGCGGTCGGGTGCTGCCACTGGGTGACGCAACCTCGTTCGGATCGATGGAGGGTCAGGCCCTGGCTCAGCCGGTGATCGCTGCTACGTCGACCCCCTCGGGCAACGGGTACTGGATGGCCGGCGGGGACGGTGGCGTGTTCACGTTCGGCGACGCCGCCTATCACGGCTCGACGGGCGACATTCAGCTGTACAGGCCAATCGTTGGCATGGCACCAACCAAGACCGGCAACGGCTACTGGCTGGTCGCCAGCGACGGCGGCGTGTTCGCCTTCGGCGACGCGATGTTCCACGGCTCAACGGGTGGTATCGCGCTGGCCCAGCCCATCGTCGGGATGGCACCAACCAAGACCGGCAACGGCTACTGGCTGGTAGCCAGCGACGGCGGCATCTTCGCCTTCGGAGACGCAGGCTTCTACGGATCCACCGGCGGCATGGCCCTCGACCAACCGATCGTCGGGATGGCACCAACCAAGACCGGCAACGGCTACTGGCTGGTCGCCAGCGACGGCGGCATCTTCGCCTTCGGGGACGCAGGCTTCTACGGATCCACCGGCGGCATGGCCCTCGACCAACCAATTGTCGGGATGGCACCAACCAACGCCGGCAATGCGTATTGGATGTTTGCTCGTGATGGCGGCGTGTTCTCGTTCGGTGCCCCGTACGCAGGCTCGGCAGCCGGGCTGCTGAACCCGGGCGAAACTGCCGTCGCCCTGGTCGACATCAGCAGTTGAGACGGCGCTAGCCGGCGGCGGGCACCCTCTTCATCGGTACATGTGCGATGCCGTCGAGATCGAACTCGGGGCCGGTCAACTCGAAGCCGAACCCGCGGTACCAGTCGGCGAGATGCGCCTGGGCCTCGATCTCGACCATGTGCGTGTCGTCGAGTACGTGCAACAACAATCGGCGTGCCAGGCCCCGACTTCGGTGCTGTGGGTGGGTGACGACCCGGCCGACTTTGACGTGATCGTCATCGGGAATGACTCGCAGAGCTGCAACGATGTCGCCATCGCTGTCGATCCACACATGTCTGGCGACCAGGTCCAAGCCATCGACTTCGGCGTAGGGACAGTTCTGCTCCACCACGAATACGTCACATCGCAGCCGCAACAGATCGTGGAGTTGACGGGTGGTCAGCTGATCGAACCACAGATCTTGAATGGTGCCAGACACTTGCGCCCCTAGAACAACAACGGGATTGCCGATGCAACCAGCGAAAGCACCATCAGCGCCGAGACGATCATGATCGTCCAGTACGCAAAGGGTTGACGCACCCGCATCGGCAGGATCTTGCCGCTGTGATCGTGAGTAGGTCTACGCCGAGCCATCTCAGACGATGCTAGCGGTGGTCCTCGAGTTCGCCAGACAGCTCTAGCCACTGTTCTTCGGCGGCGCCCAGCGAGTCGATCACTTCCGAAAGCCGGTTGCCGAGCTCGGCGGCGGCAACGTGGTCGGTGGTCGAGGCAAGCTCGCTCTCGAGTTCGTCGCGCCGGCCTTCCAGCGCTGCCATGTCTGCCTCGACCTTGGCGATGAGGCGCCGCAGGGTCGAGGGCGTCCGCTTCTTGGTGCGCCCCGACGCCGAGCCGACGACTCCGGCAGATGTCGTTCGCTCGCCACCCTTGTCGCCAGCCGAGTCGACGATCGAACCCGATTCGGCCTTCCAGACGACATCACCCGAACCCAGACGGCGCGTCCGTCCTGCGCCCACAGCGATGGCCTGCTCGACCGTACGCTCGAGGAACACCCTGTCGTGGGAGACGACGACGAGCGAACCGGGCCAGTCGTCGAGGAAACCCTCCAGCGACCGAAGGGTGTCGAGATCGAGGTCGTTGGTGGGCTCGTCCAGGAACAAGACGTTGGGCCCTTCGGCAAGTACCAACAACAGCTCGAGCCGTCTGCGCTCGCCGCCGGACAAGGTGCCGATGAGCGCCTGCTGAGCGTCGTTGTCGAACCAGAAGCGCTCGAATAGTTGGCTCTGCGCTGGTGTGAGCTTTGGTTCGTCTCCGACAACAGCCTCCCTGACCCTCAACTTCGGGTCGAGGTTTCGTCCGAGCTGGTCGAAATAGCCCAGCTTCACCGTCGGGCCCCACTGGACGGTTCCCGCAGATGGCTCGAGACGACGTGCGAGGACGTCGAGGAGTGTCGATTTGCCGCCACCGTTGGGGCCGACGATACCGAGCCGCCCACCCGGCGCCAGCGAGATGTCGACATCGCTGAACAGCCGCTGCGAACCAGGGTAGGCAAACCCAACCCCCTCGGCATCTATGACCTTGTTGCCCAACCGCGACGACCCGAAGGCATCGAGGCCCAACGGCACCGACCGGTCGCTGGAAGGCGCAGGACCTCCGTCGATGACCGAGCGGGCTTCGGCGATGCGCGACTTGGGCTTGCGGCGCCTGGCCCTGGCGCCGCGCTGCAGCCAGGCCAGCTCCTGGCGGGCCAGGATGCGGCGCGATCGTTCGTCTCGCGCCGCCTTTTCCGCCCGGGCTATCTCGGCGTCGAGGTGGGCCTTGTATCCGCCGTCGGTCAGATGGCAGCCATCCTTGTCGAGCGACAGGATGCGGGTGCAAACCCGGTCCAGCATCTGGCGGTCGTGGCTCACCAACACAACCCCGCCCCTGTATCTGGCCAACCGGGCCTCGAGCCACTCGATGGCTTCGATGTCGAGGTGGTTCGTGGGTTCGTCCAGCACCAGCAGGTCGCTCTCGCTCACCAGTGCCGCAGCCAGGGCGACGCGCTTGGCCTGCCCACCCGACAACTCGTCGACCGGGCGATCCAGCAGCCCGCTGACGCCAAGGCGGTCGAGGACCGACTCGACCTCCCAGCCAGAACCGACGGCGTCGGCAACGGTGCCGTCTCCGAGGTCGGGCCGCTGTGCCAGAACCACCATACGCAGGTCGCGGGCTCGCCTGACCGTCCCCTGTTCTGGGGTGATCGAACCGGTCATGACACCAAGCAGCGTGCTCTTCCCTGCTCCGTTGATGCCCAGAATCCCCAGCCGATCGGCCGAGTCGAGCGTTACGGACACGCTCTCGAACAGAGGCCTATCGGGGCGGGTAACGGTGACAGAGTCGACGTCGACCAGGATCACGGTGTCTGCATCGAGTGAGCGGGCGTTCGAATCAGACCGACAACAGCCGCCACGCGTGCGGATGGTCGAGGCCACTGACCGTTATCTCGACGTCGCGCGTCGCAGTGCCCGAACCAACCGCTACGGCGGTGCAGCGGAAGGTCGCGTTGACTGGCTCTATGCGGTACACGGTGGCCTGGTCGTCGCGGCACGAAACCGCTATGTCGGTTCCGAGGCCGAAGGTCAGGTCGGCGGCGACGTCGGCCTCGATCTGGCCGAGGATGACGATTGCATCCATCTGCTCGAACCGGGCTGCACCGTCGGCGTCGATCGAGACCTGGACGCGAAGGCGACCTTCTCCGTCGGTGACGCTGGATGTGCACAGAAACGATGCGTTGGGTTCGACCGCTGCGCCGTCCTCACACTCGATGTCTACCAACTCGACACCGCGCTGGGTCGTGAACACGTCGACCATCTGGGCTTTGAGGTCGTCGAGCTTCGAAGAACCGCCACAAGCCGAGGCGAGCAGGGTGAGCGCGATGAGGGCAAAGGTTGACTCAACCCTCGATCGACGCTTCATGCTTCTGTCCTCACCACGAATTTCAACAGCCAGACAATATGTTTCGGCACACCCCGTGTCGAGTTGAACGACTTGAACTAGCATCATGGCCTGTACCTCGGGGAGCTCGGGTGAGCCGGGCTGAGAGGGCGACCATGTTCTGGTGCACCGTCATCTGGTTCACCGAGCGCCGTCGCCGACCCCTCGAACCTGTCCGGGTAATGCCGGCGTAGGGAACGGCCACACGACTGGCCGGGGAAGGGTCCCTCATGGGAATCAGGCATCTGGCCGCCGCGTTGCTGGCCGGCGGATTCGTCACATTGTCTGCCTGCGGCTCGGTTTCGGGCGACGTCGCCAGCGAGTCGACGGCCGCACCACCACCGGTGCCATCGACCTTGGGCTCGGTGACCCTGGTGACCCACGACTCGTTCTCGCTCAGCGAGGCCGTGCTGGCAGAGTTCACCGACCAGACCGGCTACACGGTGCGCATCCTGGCGCCGGGCGACGCAGGCAGCATGCTGAACCAATCGATACTGACCGCGGGCGATCCTCTGGGAGATGTGATCTTCGGGGTCGACACCACCTTCTTGTCACGGGCGCTACAAGCCGAGGTGACCATCGCCTACGAGTCACCGTTGCTGGACGAGATACCAGATCACCTCGAGCTCGATTCGAGCCATCGGCTGTTGCCCGTAGACGTCGGCGATGTGTGCCTGAACTACGACGTGAGCTGGTTCGAAGACGCCGGGCTGGCGGCTCCGTCATCGCTGGCAGACCTGGCCAAGCCCGACTACGCCGACCTGTTGGTCGTGCAGAACCCGGCGACGTCGTCGCCTGGGCTCGCGTTCTTGCTGGCCACCGTCGCCGAATTCGGGGTTGACGACGAATACGACTGGTTGGACTTCTGGTCGGATCTCCGCTCGAACGGGGTCTCGGTGCAGCCGGGGTGGACCGAGTCTTACACCGTCGAGTTCACGATCGCCGGCGGCGATCGCCCGATAGTGGTGTCGTACGCGACCAGCCCACCCGCCGAGGTGTTCTTCGCCGACCCTCGCCCCGACACTGCCCCCACCGCGGTGGTCGAGGCCAGCTGCTTTCGCCAGCAGGAGTTCGTGGGCATTCTCCGCGGAACCGACAACCTCGAAGGCGCTCGTGCCCTGGTCGACTTCTTGTTGTCGCGGACGGCCCAGGAGGACATCCCCTGGAACATGTTCGTGTTCCCGGTGAACGAAACCGCCCAGGTGCCAGACGAGTTCGTCCAGTACTCGACGGTTCCGACCGACCCTCTGTCGGTGCCGGCCGAACAGATCGAGCAGAACCGCGAGACCTGGATCGAGCAATGGACCGAAACGGTCATCGGCTGAGGCCATGAGAAGCGGACCGGGCGCCCGCCCCACGCTGGGGCGGTTCGGATCGATCGGCGCCATCGCGGTCCCGGCAGTGTTTCTGACGGTGTTCTTCATCTACCCGGTGGCCACGATCACCTGGCGCGGGCTGGCCCCCGACGGCCATCTGGATCTGGGCAAGACGCTGGAGATCCTGTCGAACGATCGGTGGTGGCGCGTCGCTTGGTTCACGACGTGGCAGGCGGTGGTGTCGACCCTGGCCACCCTGGCGTTGGGCATTCCGGTGGCGGGGGTGTTGGCTCGCTACGACGTGCCGGCAAGCCGACTCATCCGCAGCTTGACGACGGTGCCATTCGTGTTGCCCACCATCGTTGTGGCCACCGCCTTCATAGCGGTGTTCGACACCATGGGAGCGGCGGGCGATGCGCTGCGCAACAGCGCCGCGGCCGTGATCATCGCCCACGTCTATTTCAACCTGGCGGTGGTCATTCGGGCCTTGGTCGACCCTTGGTCTCGCCTCGACCGGTCCGAAGAGGAGGCCGCCCGGCTCTTGGGTGCCGGACCGTTCAGGGTGTTGACCACCATCACACTGCCCCGACTGCGGCTGGCCATCGGTGCAGCGTCCGCGATCGTGTTCTTGTTCTCGTTCACGAGCTTCGGCGTCGTGCTGTTCTTGGGCGGCCCGTCCAGATCGACCCTCGAGGTCGAGACCT harbors:
- a CDS encoding sigma-70 family RNA polymerase sigma factor; the encoded protein is MEAARTDREAAFKLYVVPELDVMYRVAMTLTRNKSDAEDLVQDALIRAYKAIDRFDGRHPRAWLLTIVRNAQINRTRRRRPGLLDDPDADLERLATTDTGGAFDPEATVVDPVFDASVTSALDALATKFRRPVELVDIGGLSYQEAADQLGVPVGTVMSRLHRARKKIREHLDDAGFGRREIN
- a CDS encoding NifU family protein; protein product: MAIESTDTIVGVSDAALEKILGIRDGEPEGDALGLFIEITGTRGVDYVYDLAFQAISDARPADVITRVGSLAIVLPEADVPKLDGAELDLPSNPHQSGFVLRNPNRPDVSSNFDEPLELTGSVEDQVRQLLDARINPMIAAHSGWAELVEVDGSTVVVRLGGGCQGCAMSKATVTAGIEQTIRQHIPSIENVVDVTDHQSGENPYYASH
- a CDS encoding S8 family serine peptidase; the encoded protein is MVVLLVLASMLASAGSSGAAPTSRIEMSTLVKHPDGSLVSETVEVSPAQAAQLQASAVAGSVLAAANTPGIQASAGAKLIAAEPLVEFSAFADDPQRSNQWSLDHSTFETASGMVDASTVTIAVLDTGIRGTHEELSGVLVSGADFVLGSGDGLVADHFHGSHVAGIAGAVTGNGKGIEAAATGVRIMPVRVLDSSGSGSSTGVANGIIWAADHGADVINLSLGSTTNSTVVASAIDYAIAEGVVVVAASGNSGNAGNPTMYPAALDNVLSVGSVNSSLTRSGFSGYGSWLDVVAPGEGILSLHHGGDSSYAYANGTSMASPHASAAVALLLAADPTLSPAEVRSILKATAVDLGPVGDDVQYGAGFVDPAAAILSALGEGGGGTSPDSGSQGVGYAFVTSSGRVLPLGDATSFGSMEGQALAQPVIAATSTPSGNGYWMAGGDGGVFTFGDAAYHGSTGDIQLYRPIVGMAPTKTGNGYWLVASDGGVFAFGDAMFHGSTGGIALAQPIVGMAPTKTGNGYWLVASDGGIFAFGDAGFYGSTGGMALDQPIVGMAPTKTGNGYWLVASDGGIFAFGDAGFYGSTGGMALDQPIVGMAPTNAGNAYWMFARDGGVFSFGAPYAGSAAGLLNPGETAVALVDISS
- a CDS encoding GNAT family N-acetyltransferase; translation: MSGTIQDLWFDQLTTRQLHDLLRLRCDVFVVEQNCPYAEVDGLDLVARHVWIDSDGDIVAALRVIPDDDHVKVGRVVTHPQHRSRGLARRLLLHVLDDTHMVEIEAQAHLADWYRGFGFELTGPEFDLDGIAHVPMKRVPAAG
- a CDS encoding ABC-F family ATP-binding cassette domain-containing protein, which encodes MILVDVDSVTVTRPDRPLFESVSVTLDSADRLGILGINGAGKSTLLGVMTGSITPEQGTVRRARDLRMVVLAQRPDLGDGTVADAVGSGWEVESVLDRLGVSGLLDRPVDELSGGQAKRVALAAALVSESDLLVLDEPTNHLDIEAIEWLEARLARYRGGVVLVSHDRQMLDRVCTRILSLDKDGCHLTDGGYKAHLDAEIARAEKAARDERSRRILARQELAWLQRGARARRRKPKSRIAEARSVIDGGPAPSSDRSVPLGLDAFGSSRLGNKVIDAEGVGFAYPGSQRLFSDVDISLAPGGRLGIVGPNGGGKSTLLDVLARRLEPSAGTVQWGPTVKLGYFDQLGRNLDPKLRVREAVVGDEPKLTPAQSQLFERFWFDNDAQQALIGTLSGGERRRLELLLVLAEGPNVLFLDEPTNDLDLDTLRSLEGFLDDWPGSLVVVSHDRVFLERTVEQAIAVGAGRTRRLGSGDVVWKAESGSIVDSAGDKGGERTTSAGVVGSASGRTKKRTPSTLRRLIAKVEADMAALEGRRDELESELASTTDHVAAAELGNRLSEVIDSLGAAEEQWLELSGELEDHR
- a CDS encoding DUF4333 domain-containing protein, with translation MKRRSRVESTFALIALTLLASACGGSSKLDDLKAQMVDVFTTQRGVELVDIECEDGAAVEPNASFLCTSSVTDGEGRLRVQVSIDADGAARFEQMDAIVILGQIEADVAADLTFGLGTDIAVSCRDDQATVYRIEPVNATFRCTAVAVGSGTATRDVEITVSGLDHPHAWRLLSV
- a CDS encoding thiamine ABC transporter substrate-binding protein — protein: MGIRHLAAALLAGGFVTLSACGSVSGDVASESTAAPPPVPSTLGSVTLVTHDSFSLSEAVLAEFTDQTGYTVRILAPGDAGSMLNQSILTAGDPLGDVIFGVDTTFLSRALQAEVTIAYESPLLDEIPDHLELDSSHRLLPVDVGDVCLNYDVSWFEDAGLAAPSSLADLAKPDYADLLVVQNPATSSPGLAFLLATVAEFGVDDEYDWLDFWSDLRSNGVSVQPGWTESYTVEFTIAGGDRPIVVSYATSPPAEVFFADPRPDTAPTAVVEASCFRQQEFVGILRGTDNLEGARALVDFLLSRTAQEDIPWNMFVFPVNETAQVPDEFVQYSTVPTDPLSVPAEQIEQNRETWIEQWTETVIG